One stretch of Arachis hypogaea cultivar Tifrunner chromosome 20, arahy.Tifrunner.gnm2.J5K5, whole genome shotgun sequence DNA includes these proteins:
- the LOC112785644 gene encoding uncharacterized protein, with product MAIVLRFVTLDGFVKERFFDLVHVTNTCATTLKKELISVLSHYNIQVENIRDQGYDSTSNMRGEWNGLQALFLKDFPQAYYVHCFAHRLQLALVAASRELLLQQLRDGGWCNFLANVKDFCEKHEIEIPNMSAQYFFGRGRSRQPSMTVEHHYRIDVFLATIDSQIQELNSRFNEQTIELLTLSCALDPNDNFKSFNIEEISKLAEKFYPLDFPYNELNILKSQLQHYQHNIPNHLKGIGTLSELYNKKSFFSNENC from the exons ATGGCCATTGTTTTAAGATTTGTTACTCTAGATGGTTTTGTTAAAGAGAGATTCTTTGATCTTGTACATGTCACTAATACTTGTGCAACAACTTTAAAGAAAGAATTGATTTCTGTCCTTTCTCATTATAATATCCAAGTTGAAAATATTAGGGATCAAGGGTATGATAGTACTAGCAACATGCGGGGTGAGTGGAATGGTTTGCAAGCTTTGTTTCTTAAAGATTTTCCACAAGCATACTATGTACATTGTTTTGCTCATAGGTTACAATTAGCATTGGTGGCAGCTTCAAGAGAG TTACTTCTTCAACAATTAAGAGATGGTGGATGGTGCAATTTTCTTGCAAATGTTAAAGATTTTTGTGAAAAGCATGAAATTGAAATCCCTAATATGAGTGCACAATATTtttttggaagaggtcgatctcgTCAACCAAGTATGACAGTTGAGCATCATTATCGAATAGATGTATTCTTGGCAACAATTGACTCTCAAATACAAGAGTTGAATAGTAGATTTAATGAGCAAACAATAGAGCTTTTGACTTTGAGTTGTGCTTTGGATCCTAATGACAATTTCAAATCATTTAATATTGAAGAAATTAGCAAGTTAGCAGAGAAATTTTATCCCCTTGACTTTCCTTATAATGagctaaatattttgaaatctcaGTTGCAACATTATCAGCATAATATACCAAATCATTTGAAAGGCATTGGTACACTTTCTGAATTGTACAACAAAAAGAGCTTTTTCAGCAATGAAAATTGTTAA